In Dehalococcoidia bacterium, the genomic window CCTCTTTCGCCTCAACGACCCCGGTGAGGTCGCGGACCTGGCGCTGGAGGAGAACGCCGCCGATGGCGTCCTGCTGGTCGAGTGGCCCGATAGGGCCTGGGAGGAGATGCCGCCAGAGCGCCTGCTCGTCCGCTTCGAGTTCGTGGATGACCGCCGGCGCCTGATTACCCTGGAGGCCACCGGCCGGCGTTACGAGGACCTCCTGGCCGGGCTGGCGGCGGCGTCGAAAAGCGAGGCGGCGCGAAGATGACCGGACGCAAGGCGCCATGGTAGAGGTCGCGATCGACTCCGCCTCCGACGTCGCCGGGGT contains:
- the tsaE gene encoding tRNA (adenosine(37)-N6)-threonylcarbamoyltransferase complex ATPase subunit type 1 TsaE; translated protein: MKSLRFESASPAETRRLGERLARFLRAGDVVLLSGELGAGKTCFAQGIGKGLRVAEPVKSSSFVLVNEYHGRLHVHHADLFRLNDPGEVADLALEENAADGVLLVEWPDRAWEEMPPERLLVRFEFVDDRRRLITLEATGRRYEDLLAGLAAASKSEAARR